One window from the genome of Papilio machaon chromosome 6, ilPapMach1.1, whole genome shotgun sequence encodes:
- the LOC106710977 gene encoding paxillin homolog 1 isoform X5, which yields MGLMLSLVISYAGINEAIECLKHIIRGVVPDGEPNFEALVEYYTRLLNKSSNPSSPGEWIKECGQGYLVLTEDKNGSLKSAAVKYYGQTRSAAILFSTKISSFGQESVEENSQANGDYGADLYTPTKTKTIISNTSESISIGGRSRITTPQNTFDNEEELNAAIENKDKLSWHYKPQSPSRKPLPEIHFQSYDADRDSTAYSDDFLRSLDGIKFRPLQRNDPSGRRRSFRKRHSSSSNSSRDSKASRDEELKMFTSLEEEEFRKMNENENIGRFGSTPNLSARSYSRSRSREKSKERRNDRWSTEGSVDSSPKADVEEVRPRLKEVPKLGSFVEEKDDSKDPNELIFSGEYTKAMNKDWHSGHFCCWQCDESLTGQRYVLRDDHPYCIKCYESVFANGCEECNKIIGIDSKDLSYKDKHWHEACFLCAKCRVSLVDKQFGSKLEKIYCGNCYDAQFASRCDGCGEVFRAGTKKMEYKTRQWHEKCFCCVVCKNPIGTKSFIPREQEIYCAGCYEDKFATRCVKCNKIITQGGVTYKNEPWHRECFTCTHCDTSLAGQRFTSRDDKPYCADCFGELFAKRCTSCTKPITGIGGTRFISFEDRHWHNDCFICAQCSASLVGKGFITDGQDIICPECAKQKLM from the exons ATGGGACTGATGCTTTCACTCGTAATATCATACGCGGGAATAAACGAAGCGATAGAATGCTTGAAGCACATAATTAGAGGTGTCGTGCCCGACGGCGAACCTAACTTTGAAGCACTAGTCGAATACTACACGCGGCTACTAAATAAATCATCAAACCCATCGTCCCCCGGAGAATGGATAAAGGAATGCGGCCAAGGATATCTCGTCTTGACGGAAGATAAAAATGGTTCACTCAAATCCGCAGCTGTCAAATATTATGGACAAACACGGTCGGCCGCCATCTTGTTCTCCACCAAAATCTCTAGTTTCGGTCAAGAATCTGTCGAAGAGAATTCTCAAGCTAACGGTGACTATGGAGCAGATCTATATACACCGACAAAAACTAAAACCATTATATCAAATACTTCCGAGTCAATTAGTATAGGAGGAAGGAGTAGAATAACTACTCCTCAAAATACATTTGATAACGAAGAAGAATTAAATGCAGCTAttgaaaacaaagataaattgtCTTGGCATTACAAACCCCAAAGTCCATCCCGGAAACCACTACCAGAAATACATTTCCAATCATACGACGCCGACAGGGACAGCACCGCTTACAGCGATGattttttaag aTCACTTGACGGGATTAAGTTTCGCCCTTTACAACGTAACGACCCGAGCGGGCGTCGCAGAAGTTTTAGGAAACGCCATTCTTCTTCATCAAATTCATCGAGAGACTCAAAAGCATCGCGAGacgaagaattaaaaatgtttacttcaCTAGAGGAGGAAGAATTTagaaaaatgaatgaaaacgAGAACATCGGAAGATTCGGAAGCACGCCTAATTTATCGGCTCGTTCTTATTCCAGAAGTCGATCGAGAGAGAAGTCGAAGGAGAGAAGAAACGATAGATGGAGCACAGAAGGGTCAGTGGATAGCTCGCCCAAAGCAGACGTTGAAGAGGTCAGACCTAGACTGAAAGAGGTGCCGAAATTAGGCTCGTTCGTGGAAGAAAAAGACGATAGCAAAGATCCAAACGAG CTCATTTTCAGCGGCGAATACACGAAGGCGATGAACAAGGACTGGCACAGCGGTCACTTTTGCTGCTGGCAGTGCGACGAGTCGCTGACCGGTCAGCGCTATGTGCTGCGCGACGACCACCCCTACTGCATCAAGTGCTACGAGAGCGTCTTCGCCAACGGCTGCGAGGAGTGCAACAAGATCATCGGCATCGACTCCAAG GATCTGTCGTACAAGGACAAGCACTGGCACGAGGCTTGCTTCTTGTGTGCCAAGTGCCGCGTGTCGCTCGTCGACAAGCAGTTCGGCTCCAAGCTTGAGAAGATCTACTGCGGCAACTGCTACGACGCACAGTTCGCCAGCCGTTGCGATGGCTGCGGAGAGGTCTTCCGTGCTG GCACTAAGAAGATGGAGTACAAGACCCGGCAGTGGCACGAGAAGTGCTTCTGCTGCGTGGTGTGCAAGAACCCCATCGGCACCAAGAGCTTCATCCCGCGCGAGCAGGAGATCTACTGCGCCGGCTGCTACGAGGACAAGTTCGCCACTCGCTGCGTCAAGTGCAATAAG ATAATAACTCAAGGCGGCGTGACATACAAGAACGAGCCGTGGCACCGCGAGTGCTTCACGTGCACTCACTGCGACACGTCGCTGGCGGGACAGCGCTTCACGTCGCGTGACGACAAGCCTTACTGCGCCGACTGCTTCGGAGAGCTCTTCGCCAAGCGCTGCACTTCCTGCACCAAGCCCATTACTG gtATCGGCGGAACTCGCTTCATCTCGTTCGAGGACCGACACTGGCACAACGACTGCTTCATCTGCGCGCAGTGCAGCGCCTCACTCGTCGGCAAGGGCTTCATCACCGACGGCCAGGACATCATCTGTCCCGAGTGCGCCAAACAGAAGCTCATGTAA
- the LOC106710977 gene encoding four and a half LIM domains protein 2 isoform X2, translating to MADVDVQVQYTTTERKTRKVKKTSKRRESKDGEVTVTELEQTNTTNTNDDGGEYTKAMNKDWHSGHFCCWQCDESLTGQRYVLRDDHPYCIKCYESVFANGCEECNKIIGIDSKDLSYKDKHWHEACFLCAKCRVSLVDKQFGSKLEKIYCGNCYDAQFASRCDGCGEVFRAGTKKMEYKTRQWHEKCFCCVVCKNPIGTKSFIPREQEIYCAGCYEDKFATRCVKCNKIITQGGVTYKNEPWHRECFTCTHCDTSLAGQRFTSRDDKPYCADCFGELFAKRCTSCTKPITGIGGTRFISFEDRHWHNDCFICAQCSASLVGKGFITDGQDIICPECAKQKLM from the exons ATGGCCGACGTAGACGTACAAGTCCAGTACACCACTACCGAGAGAAAGACCAGGAAGGTCAAGAAAACGTCGAAGCGTAGGGAGTCTAAGGACGGCGAGGTGACTGTCACCGAGCTCGAGCAGACCAACACGACCAACACCAACGACGATGG CGGCGAATACACGAAGGCGATGAACAAGGACTGGCACAGCGGTCACTTTTGCTGCTGGCAGTGCGACGAGTCGCTGACCGGTCAGCGCTATGTGCTGCGCGACGACCACCCCTACTGCATCAAGTGCTACGAGAGCGTCTTCGCCAACGGCTGCGAGGAGTGCAACAAGATCATCGGCATCGACTCCAAG GATCTGTCGTACAAGGACAAGCACTGGCACGAGGCTTGCTTCTTGTGTGCCAAGTGCCGCGTGTCGCTCGTCGACAAGCAGTTCGGCTCCAAGCTTGAGAAGATCTACTGCGGCAACTGCTACGACGCACAGTTCGCCAGCCGTTGCGATGGCTGCGGAGAGGTCTTCCGTGCTG GCACTAAGAAGATGGAGTACAAGACCCGGCAGTGGCACGAGAAGTGCTTCTGCTGCGTGGTGTGCAAGAACCCCATCGGCACCAAGAGCTTCATCCCGCGCGAGCAGGAGATCTACTGCGCCGGCTGCTACGAGGACAAGTTCGCCACTCGCTGCGTCAAGTGCAATAAG ATAATAACTCAAGGCGGCGTGACATACAAGAACGAGCCGTGGCACCGCGAGTGCTTCACGTGCACTCACTGCGACACGTCGCTGGCGGGACAGCGCTTCACGTCGCGTGACGACAAGCCTTACTGCGCCGACTGCTTCGGAGAGCTCTTCGCCAAGCGCTGCACTTCCTGCACCAAGCCCATTACTG gtATCGGCGGAACTCGCTTCATCTCGTTCGAGGACCGACACTGGCACAACGACTGCTTCATCTGCGCGCAGTGCAGCGCCTCACTCGTCGGCAAGGGCTTCATCACCGACGGCCAGGACATCATCTGTCCCGAGTGCGCCAAACAGAAGCTCATGTAA
- the LOC106710977 gene encoding four and a half LIM domains protein 2 isoform X3, producing MNKDWHSGHFCCWQCDESLTGQRYVLRDDHPYCIKCYESVFANGCEECNKIIGIDSKDLSYKDKHWHEACFLCAKCRVSLVDKQFGSKLEKIYCGNCYDAQFASRCDGCGEVFRAGTKKMEYKTRQWHEKCFCCVVCKNPIGTKSFIPREQEIYCAGCYEDKFATRCVKCNKIITQGGVTYKNEPWHRECFTCTHCDTSLAGQRFTSRDDKPYCADCFGELFAKRCTSCTKPITGIGGTRFISFEDRHWHNDCFICAQCSASLVGKGFITDGQDIICPECAKQKLM from the exons ATGAACAAGGACTGGCACAGCGGTCACTTTTGCTGCTGGCAGTGCGACGAGTCGCTGACCGGTCAGCGCTATGTGCTGCGCGACGACCACCCCTACTGCATCAAGTGCTACGAGAGCGTCTTCGCCAACGGCTGCGAGGAGTGCAACAAGATCATCGGCATCGACTCCAAG GATCTGTCGTACAAGGACAAGCACTGGCACGAGGCTTGCTTCTTGTGTGCCAAGTGCCGCGTGTCGCTCGTCGACAAGCAGTTCGGCTCCAAGCTTGAGAAGATCTACTGCGGCAACTGCTACGACGCACAGTTCGCCAGCCGTTGCGATGGCTGCGGAGAGGTCTTCCGTGCTG GCACTAAGAAGATGGAGTACAAGACCCGGCAGTGGCACGAGAAGTGCTTCTGCTGCGTGGTGTGCAAGAACCCCATCGGCACCAAGAGCTTCATCCCGCGCGAGCAGGAGATCTACTGCGCCGGCTGCTACGAGGACAAGTTCGCCACTCGCTGCGTCAAGTGCAATAAG ATAATAACTCAAGGCGGCGTGACATACAAGAACGAGCCGTGGCACCGCGAGTGCTTCACGTGCACTCACTGCGACACGTCGCTGGCGGGACAGCGCTTCACGTCGCGTGACGACAAGCCTTACTGCGCCGACTGCTTCGGAGAGCTCTTCGCCAAGCGCTGCACTTCCTGCACCAAGCCCATTACTG gtATCGGCGGAACTCGCTTCATCTCGTTCGAGGACCGACACTGGCACAACGACTGCTTCATCTGCGCGCAGTGCAGCGCCTCACTCGTCGGCAAGGGCTTCATCACCGACGGCCAGGACATCATCTGTCCCGAGTGCGCCAAACAGAAGCTCATGTAA
- the LOC106710977 gene encoding four and a half LIM domains protein 2 isoform X4, whose amino-acid sequence MSADVLSDDFKSRLHLTSKTVGQERIRRARENNEDVAILSMFLPNATAERENKKFCCALRDKCLQGDARKTIAGTKKMEYKTRQWHEKCFCCVVCKNPIGTKSFIPREQEIYCAGCYEDKFATRCVKCNKIITQGGVTYKNEPWHRECFTCTHCDTSLAGQRFTSRDDKPYCADCFGELFAKRCTSCTKPITGIGGTRFISFEDRHWHNDCFICAQCSASLVGKGFITDGQDIICPECAKQKLM is encoded by the exons atgTCCGCAGACGTTTTAAGTGACGATTTCAAATCTCGCCTGCACCTAACTTCGAAAACTGTAGGACAGGAGAGGATACGAAGGGCAAGGGAGAATAATGAGGATGTAGCTATACTATCCATGTTCTTGCCCAACGCGACAGCCGAGCGGGAAAACAAGAAATTCTGTTGTGCACTTCGGGACAAGTGCTTACAAGGCGATGCCAGGAAAACTATTGCAg GCACTAAGAAGATGGAGTACAAGACCCGGCAGTGGCACGAGAAGTGCTTCTGCTGCGTGGTGTGCAAGAACCCCATCGGCACCAAGAGCTTCATCCCGCGCGAGCAGGAGATCTACTGCGCCGGCTGCTACGAGGACAAGTTCGCCACTCGCTGCGTCAAGTGCAATAAG ATAATAACTCAAGGCGGCGTGACATACAAGAACGAGCCGTGGCACCGCGAGTGCTTCACGTGCACTCACTGCGACACGTCGCTGGCGGGACAGCGCTTCACGTCGCGTGACGACAAGCCTTACTGCGCCGACTGCTTCGGAGAGCTCTTCGCCAAGCGCTGCACTTCCTGCACCAAGCCCATTACTG gtATCGGCGGAACTCGCTTCATCTCGTTCGAGGACCGACACTGGCACAACGACTGCTTCATCTGCGCGCAGTGCAGCGCCTCACTCGTCGGCAAGGGCTTCATCACCGACGGCCAGGACATCATCTGTCCCGAGTGCGCCAAACAGAAGCTCATGTAA
- the LOC106710973 gene encoding uracil phosphoribosyltransferase homolog yields the protein MELIDTDIRPWNAEDVKEQFGDSLSLLPSNDNIKELQTILRDKNTTRSDFKFYADRLIRLVIEESLNNLPFTDCEVVTPTGALYKGLKYGAGNCGVSIVRSGEAMEQGLRDCCRSIRIGKILVESDTDTHEAHVVYAKFPEDIARRQVLLMYPIMSTGNTVKQAVNVLTQHGVKEERIILSNLFCTPAAAQAVVDYVPRLKILTSELHPVAPNHFGQKYFGTD from the exons atgGAGTTGATTGACACTGATATCAGACCATGGAATGCTGAAGATGTAAAAGAACAATTCGGAGATAGCTTGAGTCTCCTTCCTTCCAATGACAACATCAAAGAACTGCAAACAATCTTAAGGGATAA AAACACAACTCGAAGTGATTTCAAGTTTTATGCGGACCGTCTGATCCGTCTTGTTATTGAGGAAAGTTTAAACAACTTGCCCTTCACAGATTGTGAAGTGGTCACTCCAACGGGTGCACTATACAAGGGACTTAAATATGGCGCAGGGAACTGCGGAGTGTCTATAGTGAGATCAGGGGAGGCCATGGAACAA GGTCTAAGGGACTGTTGTCGATCAATTCGTATTGGTAAGATCCTGGTAGAGAGTGACACGGACACACATGAAGCGCACGTTGTGTATGCTAAGTTCCCGGAGGATATAGCGCGTCGGCAGGTTCTACTCATGTATCCCATTATGTCTACTGGCAACACTGTCAAACAG gcggtaaatgttttaacacaACACGGAGTTAAAGAAGAGCGTATAATACTTTCGAATCTGTTCTGCACACCGGCGGCAGCGCAAGCCGTAGTGGACTATGTGCCACGTCTCAAGATCCTCACCTCTGAGCTGCATCCTGTAGCACCTAACCACTTCGGACAGAAGTACTTTGGTACGGACTGA